Proteins encoded together in one Musa acuminata AAA Group cultivar baxijiao chromosome BXJ3-6, Cavendish_Baxijiao_AAA, whole genome shotgun sequence window:
- the LOC135640130 gene encoding pectinesterase-like has translation MSNKVVLGALSAVLLVAAVIGAASDDSPVASSKSVTAICASTDYADVCERTLNAAINGSASPKEIIQASFMVAIKEIEAATHLSNNVSLKATDSMNKDGFDICRRLFEDATEELQAAFSETHDLDGLARRTDDIKCWLSAVISYQQTCLDSITQPDLHSTMKDGLVTASQVTSNAIAIVDGLSSLFKNFQVPINVTNIASRRLLSHGSDAKGYPTWFSAHDRKLLAASARGELKPNMVVAQDGSGDYKTINAALNAMPKKYTGRYVIYVKAGIYKENVLVTKDKVNVFMYGDGPRKTVVTGSKNNVDGVQTMNTATFAAEGQGFIGKYMGFSNTAGPEKHQAVALRVKGDMSAFFNCRMDAFQDTLYVQAHRQFYRNCVVSGTVDFIFGDSSTILQNCLIVVRRPMDNQQNTVTAHGRQEEKEETALVIQNCRIVPDKRLFPDRLTIPSYLGRPWKARSRTIIMESTIGDLIKPEGWLPWDGDQFLNTLYYAEYGNRGPGAGTSGRVNWPGFHVINRQTAQAYTVNSLIQGHRWIKFSGIPYLGGFTN, from the exons ATGTCGAATAAGGTCGTCTTGGGTGCTCTCTCGGCGGTCCTCCTTGTGGCCGCCGTGATAGGGGCGGCGAGTGACGATTCCCCTGTCGCCTCCTCCAAGTCCGTGACGGCCATCTGCGCCTCCACTGACTACGCTGATGTGTGCGAACGGACCCTCAATGCTGCCATCAATGGCTCTGCCTCTCCCAAGGAGATCATACAAGCTTCCTTCATGGTTGCCATCAAAGAAATCGAAGCTGCCACCCACCTGTCCAACAACGTGAGTTTGAAAGCCACTGACTCGATGAACAAGGATGGGTTCGACATTTGTCGTCGACTCTTCGAGGATGCCACCGAGGAGCTACAAGCTGCCTTCTCGGAGACTCATGACCTTGACGGTTTGGCGAGAAGGACCGATGACATCAAGTGCTGGCTTTCAGCCGTCATCTCCTACCAGCAGACCTGCCTCGATAGCATCACTCAACCCGACCTACACTCGACCATGAAGGACGGGCTTGTCACGGCCTCTCAGGTCACCAGCAATGCCATTGCCATCGTCGATGGGCTCAGTTCATTATTCAAGAACTTCCAAGTCCCCATCAACGTGACCAATATCGCCAGCCGCCGGCTACTGTCTCACGGGAGCGATGCCAAGGGTTATCCCACGTGGTTCTCGGCCCATGACAGGAAGCTCTTGGCTGCCAGTGCGAGAGGTGAGTTGAAGCCTAACATGGTGGTGGCTCAGGATGGGAGTGGAGACTATAAGACTATCAACGCTGCCCTcaatgccatgcccaagaagtacACAGGCCGCTATGTGATCTACGTCAAGGCCGGGATCTACAAGGAGAATGTCCTCGTCACCAAGGACAAGGTGAACGTGTTCATGTATGGTGATGGACCAAGGAAGACAGTCGTGACTGGCAGCAAGAACAACGTCGATGGCGTTCAAACCATGAATACTGCGACCTTCG CTGCCGAAGGGCAGGGCTTTATTGGCAAGTATATGGGGTTCAGCAACACCGCTGGACCAGAGAAGCACCAAGCCGTGGCGCTTCGTGTGAAAGGGGACATGTCAGCCTTCTTCAACTGTCGTATGGATGCGTTCCAGGACACTCTCTACGTGCAGGCCCATCGGCAGTTCTACCGCAACTGTGTGGTATCGGGGACTGTTGACTTCATCTTCGGTGACTCCTCGACCATTCTTCAAAACTGCCTCATCGTGGTGCGGCGCCCCATGGACAATCAACAGAACACGGTGACAGCACACGGACgacaggaggagaaggaagagaccgCACTTGTGATCCAAAACTGCCGCATCGTCCCCGACAAGCGCTTGTTCCCTGACAGGTTGACGATCCCCAGCTACCTTGGTCGGCCTTGGAAGGCACGCTCGAGGACCATCATCATGGAATCAACCATCGGCGACTTGATCAAACCGGAGGGATGGTTGCCATGGGATGGCGACCAGTTTTTGAACACACTATATTATGCCGAGTATGGCAACCGTGGGCCCGGTGCCGGGACCAGCGGCAGGGTGAATTGGCCTGGGTTTCATGTCATCAACAGGCAGACGGCTCAAGCGTACACAGTGAATTCCCTAATCCAAGGTCACCGGTGGATCAAGTTTTCGGGCATACCCTATCttggtgggtttacaaattga
- the LOC135640117 gene encoding pectinesterase-like, whose protein sequence is MSNKVVLGALSAVLLVAAVIGAASDDSPVASSKSVTAICASTDYADVCERTLNAAINGSASPKEIIQASFMVAIKEIEAATHLSNNVSLKATDSMNKDGFDICRRLFEDATEELQAAFSETHDLDGLARRTDDIKCWLSAVISYQQTCLDSITQPDLHSTMKDGLVTASQVTSNAIAIVDGLSSLFKNFQVPINVTNIASRRLLSHGSDAKGYPTWFSAHDRKLLAASARGELKPNMVVAQDGSGDYKTINAALNAMPKKYTGRYVIYVKAGIYKENVLVTKDKVNVFMYGDGPRKTVVTGSKNNVDGVQTMNTATFAAEGQGFIGKYMGFSNTAGPEKHQAVALRVKGDMSAFFNCRMDAFQDTLYVQAHRQFYRNCVVSGTVDFIFGDSSTILQNCLIVVRRPMDNQQNTVTAHGRQEEKEETALVIQNCRIVPDKRLFPDRLTIPSYLGRPWKARSRTIIMESTIGDLIKPEGWLPWDGDQFLNTLYYAEYGNRGPGAGTSGRVNWPGFHVINRQTAQAYTVNSLIQGHRWIKFSGIPYLGGFTN, encoded by the exons ATGTCGAATAAGGTCGTCTTGGGTGCTCTCTCGGCGGTCCTCCTTGTGGCCGCCGTGATAGGGGCGGCGAGTGACGATTCCCCTGTCGCCTCCTCCAAGTCCGTGACGGCCATCTGCGCCTCCACTGACTACGCTGATGTGTGCGAACGGACCCTCAATGCTGCCATCAATGGCTCTGCCTCTCCCAAGGAGATCATACAAGCTTCCTTCATGGTTGCCATCAAAGAAATCGAAGCTGCCACCCACCTGTCCAACAACGTGAGTTTGAAAGCCACTGACTCGATGAACAAGGATGGGTTCGACATTTGTCGTCGACTCTTCGAGGATGCCACCGAGGAGCTACAAGCTGCCTTCTCGGAGACTCATGACCTTGACGGTTTGGCGAGAAGGACCGATGACATCAAGTGCTGGCTTTCAGCCGTCATCTCCTACCAGCAGACCTGCCTCGATAGCATCACTCAACCCGACCTACACTCGACCATGAAGGACGGGCTTGTCACGGCCTCTCAGGTCACCAGCAATGCCATTGCCATCGTCGATGGGCTCAGTTCATTATTCAAGAACTTCCAAGTCCCCATCAACGTGACCAATATCGCCAGCCGCCGGCTACTGTCTCACGGGAGCGATGCCAAGGGTTATCCCACGTGGTTCTCGGCCCATGACAGGAAGCTCTTGGCTGCCAGTGCGAGAGGTGAGTTGAAGCCTAACATGGTGGTGGCTCAGGATGGGAGTGGAGACTATAAGACTATCAACGCTGCCCTcaatgccatgcccaagaagtacACAGGCCGCTATGTGATCTACGTCAAGGCCGGGATCTACAAGGAGAATGTCCTCGTCACCAAGGACAAGGTGAACGTGTTCATGTATGGTGATGGACCAAGGAAGACAGTCGTGACTGGCAGCAAGAACAACGTCGATGGCGTTCAAACCATGAATACTGCGACCTTCG CTGCCGAAGGGCAGGGCTTTATTGGCAAGTATATGGGGTTCAGCAACACCGCTGGACCAGAGAAGCACCAAGCCGTGGCGCTTCGTGTGAAAGGGGACATGTCAGCCTTCTTCAACTGTCGTATGGATGCGTTCCAGGACACTCTCTACGTGCAGGCCCATCGGCAGTTCTACCGCAACTGTGTGGTATCGGGGACTGTTGACTTCATCTTCGGTGACTCCTCCACCATTCTTCAAAACTGCCTCATCGTGGTGCGGCGCCCCATGGACAATCAACAGAACACGGTGACAGCACACGGACgacaggaggagaaggaagagaccgCACTTGTGATCCAAAACTGCCGCATCGTCCCCGACAAGCGCTTGTTCCCTGACAGGTTGACGATCCCCAGCTACCTTGGTCGGCCTTGGAAGGCACGCTCGAGGACCATCATCATGGAATCAACCATCGGCGACTTGATCAAACCGGAGGGATGGTTGCCATGGGATGGCGACCAGTTTTTGAACACACTATATTATGCCGAGTATGGCAACCGTGGGCCCGGTGCCGGGACCAGCGGCAGGGTGAATTGGCCTGGGTTTCATGTCATCAACAGGCAGACGGCTCAAGCGTACACAGTGAATTCCCTAATCCAAGGTCACCGGTGGATCAAGTTTTCGGGCATACCCTATCttggtgggtttacaaattga
- the LOC135640085 gene encoding pectinesterase-like codes for MSNKVVLGALSAVLLVAAVIGAASDDSPVASSKSVTAICASTDYADVCERTLNAAINGSASPKEIIQASFMVAIKEIEAATHLSNNVSLKATDSMNKDGFDICRRLFEDATEELQAAFSETHDLDGLARRTDDIKCWLSAVISYQQTCLDSITQPDLHSTMKDGLVTASQVTSNAIAIVDGLSSLFKNFQVPINVTNIASRRLLSHGSDAKGYPTWFSAHDRKLLAASARGELKPNMVVAQDGSGDYKTINAALNAMPKKYTGRYVIYVKAGIYKENVLVTKDKVNVFMYGDGPRKTVVTGSKNNVDGVQTMNTATFAAEGQGFIGKYMGFSNTAGPEKHQAVALRVKGDMSAFFNCRMDAFQDTLYVQAHRQFYRNCVVSGTVDFIFGDSSTILQNCLIVVRRPMDNQQNTVTAHGRQEEKEETALVIQNCRIVPDKRLFPDRLTIPSYLGRPWKARSRTIIMESTIGDLIKPEGWLPWDGDQFLNTLYYAEYGNRGPGAGTSGRVNWPGFHVINRQTAQAYTVNSLIQGHRWIKFSGIPYLGGFTN; via the exons ATGTCGAATAAGGTCGTCTTGGGTGCTCTCTCGGCGGTCCTCCTTGTGGCCGCCGTGATAGGGGCGGCGAGTGACGATTCCCCTGTCGCCTCCTCCAAGTCCGTGACGGCCATCTGCGCCTCCACTGACTACGCTGATGTGTGCGAACGGACCCTCAATGCTGCCATCAATGGCTCTGCCTCTCCCAAGGAGATCATACAAGCTTCCTTCATGGTTGCCATCAAAGAAATCGAAGCTGCCACCCACCTGTCCAACAACGTGAGTTTGAAAGCCACTGACTCGATGAACAAGGATGGGTTCGACATTTGTCGTCGACTCTTCGAGGATGCCACCGAGGAGCTACAAGCTGCCTTCTCGGAGACTCATGACCTTGACGGTTTGGCGAGAAGGACCGATGACATCAAGTGCTGGCTTTCAGCCGTCATCTCCTACCAGCAGACCTGCCTCGATAGCATCACTCAACCCGACCTACACTCGACCATGAAGGACGGGCTTGTCACGGCCTCTCAGGTCACCAGCAATGCCATTGCCATCGTCGATGGGCTCAGTTCATTATTCAAGAACTTCCAAGTCCCCATCAACGTGACCAATATCGCCAGCCGCCGGCTACTGTCTCACGGGAGCGATGCCAAGGGTTATCCCACGTGGTTCTCGGCCCATGACAGGAAGCTCTTGGCTGCCAGTGCGAGAGGTGAGTTGAAGCCTAACATGGTGGTGGCTCAGGATGGGAGTGGAGACTATAAGACTATCAACGCTGCCCTcaatgccatgcccaagaagtacACAGGCCGCTATGTGATCTACGTCAAGGCCGGGATCTACAAGGAGAATGTCCTCGTCACCAAGGACAAGGTGAACGTGTTCATGTATGGTGATGGACCAAGGAAGACAGTCGTGACTGGCAGCAAGAACAACGTCGATGGCGTTCAAACCATGAATACTGCGACCTTCG CTGCCGAAGGGCAGGGCTTTATTGGCAAGTATATGGGGTTCAGCAACACCGCTGGACCAGAGAAGCACCAAGCCGTGGCGCTTCGTGTGAAAGGGGACATGTCAGCCTTCTTCAACTGTCGTATGGATGCGTTCCAGGACACTCTCTACGTGCAGGCCCATCGGCAGTTCTACCGCAACTGTGTGGTATCGGGGACTGTTGACTTCATCTTCGGTGACTCCTCCACCATTCTTCAAAACTGCCTCATCGTGGTGCGGCGCCCCATGGACAATCAACAGAACACGGTGACAGCACACGGACgacaggaggagaaggaagagaccgCACTTGTGATCCAAAACTGCCGCATCGTCCCCGACAAGCGCTTGTTCCCTGACAGGTTGACGATCCCCAGCTACCTTGGTCGGCCTTGGAAGGCACGCTCGAGGACCATCATCATGGAATCCACCATCGGCGACTTGATCAAACCGGAGGGATGGTTGCCATGGGATGGCGACCAGTTTTTGAACACACTATATTATGCCGAGTATGGCAACCGTGGGCCCGGTGCCGGGACCAGCGGCAGGGTGAATTGGCCTGGGTTTCATGTCATCAACAGGCAGACGGCTCAAGCGTACACAGTGAATTCCCTAATCCAAGGTCACCGGTGGATCAAGTTTTCGGGCATACCCTATCttggtgggtttacaaattga